The Pseudomonas moraviensis genome contains the following window.
GCACCGATGTCGCTTTGTTTCATGGGATTTTGCATCTGCTGCTGTGGGAAGACTGGGTCGATCGCGATTTCATCAAGGCGCACACCGAAGGCCTCGGCGAACTTAAAACGCTGGTGCGCGACTACACCCCGCAGATGGTTTCGCAGCTGTGCGGCATCAGCATCGAGCAGTTGCAGCAATGCGCGGAATGGGTCGGCACCGCGCCGAGCTTCCTGTCGCTGTGGTGCATGGGCCTGAACCAGTCCAGCGCCGGCAGCGCGAAAAACAGCGCGCTGATCAACCTGCACCTGGCCACCGGGCAAATCGGCCGTCCCGGTGCAGGACCTTTCTCCCTCACCGGTCAGCCAAACGCCATGGGTGGGCGGGAAACCGGCAGTCTGTCCAACCTGCTACCGGGCCATCGCGACGCCGCCAACCCCGAACATCGCGCCGAGGTGGCGGCATATTGGGGCGTGGAAAGCTTGCCTGAGGCGCCGGGGCTGAGCGCCATCGAACTGTTCGAAAACCTGCGCAGCGGCAAGATCAAGGCGCTGTGGATTGCCTGTACCAACCCGGCGCAATCGATGCCGGATCAGAGCGCAGTTCGCGCAGCGCTTGAGGCCTGTCCCTTTGTGGTATTGCAGGAAGCCTTTCGCACCACCGAGACCGCCGCGTTCGCCGACCTTTTATTGCCCGCCGCCAGTTGGGGCGAGAAGGAAGGCTCGGTGACCAACTCCGAGCGGCGCATTTCCCACGTACGCAAAGCGGTTGTCGCACCGGGCGAAGCGCGGCCGGACTGGGCAATTACCGTGGATTTCGCACGGCGTCTGGAGAAACGTCTGCGTCCTCAGCAGCCGAGCCTGTTCGCCTTCGACCAGCCTTCGCAGTTGTTCGATGAATTCAAATGGCTGACCCAGGGCCGCGACCTGGACCTTTCCGGCATCAGTCATGCGTTGATCGACGAGATCGGCCCGCAGCAATGGCCCTTCCCCGCCGGCGCCCGCCAAGGCACGCCACGCTTGTACGGCGACGGCATTTTTCCCACTGCCAATGGCCGCGCGCAGTTCATTGCCGAGCCGTATCGCGCCGCCAGGGAACAACGCGATGCGCGCTTCCCGCTGACCCTGATCACCGGGCGCCTGCGCGACCAGTGGCACGGCATGAGCCGCACTGGCACCGCGGCGCAGTTGTTCGGTCACGTCAGCGAAGCCGTGCTGAGCCTGCACCCGGACGAGATGCGCCGGCATCGTTTGCAGCCCGGCGATCTGATCAATCTGAAAAGCCGTCGTGGTGCCGTGGTTGTCGCGGTCGGCAGCGATGACAGCGTGCGTCCGGGCCAGGCATTTTTGCCGATGCATTGGGGTGACCGTTATCTCAAGGGCGGCGTTAACAACCTGACCCAGCCGGCATTCGATCCGCTGTCCAAGCAACCCGAGCTCAAGCACAGCGGCGTGCGTCTGGAGGCAGTCAACCTGCCATGGCAACTGTTCGCTCTGATCGAGGGTGATGTTCAACGGCATTTCGAGACGCTACGACCGCTGTGCGAGGCGTTTTCCTACGTCAGCCTCAGCCTTGTCGGTCGGGAGCGGCCGGCGTTGCTGATACGCGCGGCACACGCCGAGGCGCCCGATCCACTGTTGCTGGGCGAGATCGACCGGTGCCTGTCGCTGCTGGATGGCCCGGTTCTGGCTTACGACGATCCGCGTCGCGCTATAGGCAAGCGGGTGCGCATCGAAAATGGCCGTATCACCGCCATTCGCCTGGCCGGCGAAACCCTTGCGCAGCACTGGCTGCAGAGCCTTTGGCTGGAGGGCCGCGCCGACCAGCAACTGCGGCGCTGGCTCCTCGCGCCAATGAGCGCACCGCCGGGCGCTGTCGGCGCCATCGCGACTGACAAGACGCTGTGCAATTGCGAAAACGTCAGCCTCAACGCAGTCTGCGCCGGCATCCGCCAGGGCCTGGATCTGCAAGGCCTGAAAAAAACTCTCCGATGCGGTACGCAATGCGGTTCCTGCGTGCCGGAAATCAAGCGTCTGCTGGCTGCCGAAGCGCGGCCGGTCGCGGTCATTCAATGAGGACAACACCATGAATGCGAAAGTCTGGCTGGTGGGCGCTGGCCCTGGCGATCCGGAATTGCTGACGCTCAAGGCAGTGCGCGCGCTGCGCGAAGCCGATGTGGTGATGATCGATGATCTGGTCAATGACGCGGTACTGGAGCACTGCCCCGATGCACGGGTCATTGCCGTCGGCAAACGCGGCGGCTGCCGCTCGACACCGCAGGCATTTATCCATCGGTTGATGCTGCGTTATGCCCATCAGGGTAAATGCGTGGTGCGGCTCAAGGGCGGCGACCCGTGCATTTTCGGGCGGGGTGGTGAAGAAGCGCAGTGGTTGCGCGAGCGCGGTGTTGAAGTGGAACTGGTCAACGGCATCACCGCCGGGCTGGCCGGGGCGACACAGTGCGATATTCCGCTGACGTTGCGGGGCGTGGCGCGCGGGGTGACGTTGGTGACCGCGCACACCCAGGATGACAGCCAGTTGAACTGGCAGGCGTTGGCGCAAGGCGCGACGACGCTGGTGATCTATATGGGGGTGGCCAAACTGGGCGAGATTCGCGACCAGCTGTTGGCGGGAGGGATGGCGGCGGATACGCCGGTGGCGATGATCGAAAATGCCTCGTTGGCGCATCAGCGGGAGTGTCGCAGTGATCTGAGCGCGATGGCTGAGGATGCTTCAGCGTTCGAGTTGAAGAGCCCGGCGATTCTGGTGATTGGTGCGGTGGCGGCTGTTGCGGCAGTTGTTGAAGAGCAAAAGATCGCAGCCTGCGGCAGCTCCTACACGGCGTACGGCGCAATCGTCCAAGCCAAATCGCGGACAAAGAAAAGCCCGGCCTGAGCCGGGCTTTTCCATGAGCGGCAGCTAATTACTTAGCTTGAGCTTCAACCTGCGCTTCTACGCGACGGTTTACAGCGCGGCCAGCGTCAGTTTTGTTGTCAGCAACTGGGCGGGATTCGCCGTAGCCAACAGACTGAACGCGGGACGATTCAACACCGTACTGGTTGGTCAGAACCTGCTTAACGGCGTTTGCACGACGCTCGGACAGTTTCTGGTTGTAAGCGTCAGGACCGACGGAGTCAGTGTGACCTTCAACAGTAGTGGTGGTGGATGGGTACTGCTTCATGAAGTCAGCCAGGTTTTTGATGTCGCCGTAGCTGTTAGGCTTGACTACCGACTTGTCGAAGTCGAATTTCACGTCCAGCTCAACACGAACAACTTCAGCAACTGCTGGGCAGCCATCAGCGTCAACGGTTACGTTGGCTGGGGTGTCCGGGCACTTGTCAACGTTGTCGCAAACGCCATCGTTGTCGCTGTCGGAGCAGACTTCAGCAGGTGCTGGAACTGGAGCAGCAGCTGGTTTGGAGCCGCCACCGAAGTTCACACCGATACCGACGCTAGGAGCCCACTCGGTGTCGCCCTGGTCGATGTTGTACTGAGCTTCAACGCCGGCACGGGCGTAGAAGTTCTCGGTGAAGTACAGCTTGGCACCGCCGCCAACGTTGGCGAAGGTGGAACGGTTACGACCGTTCGAACCGTTCTGGTCGATGCTCTGGTCAGAGAAACCGGCCGAAACGTATGGACGAATCATGTCGCCTGGGTTGTTGAAGTGGTACAGAGCGTCCAGAGCGGTGTTAGCGCCTTTGACGTTCTTGCCATCGTCGGCACGTACGTTGTGCACTTCGTCGTAGCCCAGACGCAGTTCAACGTCGTCGGTCAGGAAGTAACCGATCGAACCGCCGAACAGGTTGCCGTTGTTCTTGAAGTTACGAGCGCTGTCGAATTGTTCTTTCTTAGCGAAGCCTTCGATTTCAACTGCGCCTTGGCCTTGTGCCAGAGCGCCGAACGAAGTGGCGGCAATCAGAGAACCAATGGCCAAGCCCAAGGTGTTTTTCAGTTTCATCCGTTAAATCCCCATCTGGTGATTGTGAAGCAGTCCCGCAAACCGGGGGACAACTCGGCGGCAAGTCTATCAGAACTTGCCTACACGTAAGAGATATTTGCGCTGAACTAAGTTTCAGCAATGCCTGCAAATTTCTCACGCAATTTATCTAGAGCGCGTTTGTAACGCATTTTTGTCGCACTCAAACCCATGTGCATGATGTCTGCGATCTCCTGAAACTCCAGCTCTGCGACAAATCGTAGCACCAGAATTTCGCGGTCAATCGGATTCACATACACCAGCCAGCGATCAAGCCCACCCTTCTCCTCCGGCTTCGGCGCCTTTTCTTCAGACGCTTCTTCAAGAGGGTCCAGACTGAGAGCGTCCATCAAGCGACGCTTACGCCGTTCCTTCCGATACTGCGTGATGCATTCGTTGTAAGTGATGCTGTAAAGCCAGGTTTTGAACTTCGATTTCCCCTCGAAGTTCTTCAGGCCGTACAGCACCTTCAGCATCACTTCCTGACAGACATCGTCTGCGTCGCGATCGTTCCCAAGATATCTCGCGCAGACGTTAAATAATGTTCGCTGGTAACGCCGCATCAACTCTTCGTAGGCGCGCGTTACGTGAAACAGCTCGGTATGCGAGCGCGCGACCAACTCCTCATCAGAGAGCTCGCGGGGGTCGTAGCGCGTGGATAGCGGTTGGGCTTTATTCAAAACAAGTCGTGCCGACAGTCAGGTCAATGTCCGCCACAACCAGCCTCGGCTGGCATTTTGCGGCGGCATACATTAGCAGGGTTTGCCGGTTTAGCGGCTACTCACATGCTGTTCCAGCAGGATCCGATTGGAGAGAGAGACTAGCTCACCCTCATCGGTCAGCAATGTGGTTTTAACCGTGCCGATCTCTTCGATCTGGCCTTCGACCTCGCCAACACGCACTTGTTGCCCAACCTCGTACAGCTCACGCACATAGATTCCCGCAAGAATCTGACCGGCGATTTCCCGGCTTCCCAATCCCATGGCCAGCGCAACTGCCAGACCAACGGTAATCAATACGATGACAATGACATGGTTCAGCAGGTCAGTCTTGACCTCAAGCTGACTGATCGCAACCGAGATACTGATGATGATCACCAGCCCCTGCGCAATGCGTCCCAGCCCGGAAGCGTAGTCCAGGCCTACGCCTTCTGCCGCCCCGCGCACCAGTCCGTTGGCCAATTGCGCCAGCAGGACACCGACCAGCAGCACCAGCGCGGCGCCGAAAACCTTCGGCAGATACAACGCCAGCATGTCCAGCGTAGCTGAAACTCGCTCAAGGCCAAGGGATTCTGCCGCGGAAACCAGAAAAATCAGCAGAACGAACCAGTAGACGATTTTACCGATCAATGTCGAGATTGGCACCTGCAGCCCGGCGCGCGACATCAATTTGGTCAACCCGGTGCCGCCCATCAGGCGATCGAGGCCCAGTTTGGCGAGCAATTTCGAGAGCAAGGTGTCGAGCAGTTTGGCCACGACGAAACCCAGCAGCAGCACGACCAGTGCGCCGAACAGGTTCGGAATGAAATTAGCGACTTTGGTCCACAACGCAGTCATTGCAGTGACGAGGCTCTGAGTCCAGAGATCAAGTTCCATATTCAATCAGCCTTATCAGCAGTGCGGGCAGTGGTTTTACGAAGACGGGAAACCGGCGAGACATGCGCCGAGCCATTGTTCAGGGCGATCATCAGCGCGGGCAGCCAGCGGCCCAGCAGGCTGAACAGATCACCGGCGCCGACCTGGCGGTTGGCGGTTTTGAGTACGCGGCCCAGGCACGCATCGTCGTCGCGGCTGGACGGCGAAGCGTTGAGCATGTCGCGTAGAGACTGTTCAAACGGATCGTGCATACGCACCTCTCGTGATGTCTGTGAAAGACGCGGGCAGATTTGCTCGGGTCACATGCGCCATGTTCACACCCAGCGCAAACGGCGGAACAACCACCACTGGCCGAACGCCAGGGCGAGCACCGTCAGGCAGGCAATCAGGAAACCATAAGGGCTTTCGGCGAACGGAATACCGCCGACATTGATACCCAGCAGACCGGTGATGAAACTCATCGGCAAAAAGATGCAGGTAATGATGCCGAAGCGGTACATGGTGCGATTCATGTGCACGCTCAAACGCCGGTCTTCGGCCTCCAGCACAAGCCCCACGCGCTCTCGGGTCAGTTCGAGCTCCTCGAGATAGCGGGTCAGACTGTTGTTCAATTCGTTCCAGTAGTCGGCATCGTCTTCGACGAACCACGGCAGTTTTATCCGCGTCAGCTGTCCGAAAATATCCCGCTGCGGCGCGAGAAAACGCTTCAGCCCGGCCGCTCTGCGACGGATGTGCAAAATGGCGCCATGCTCGGGAGTGTACCGTTCGTCGGCGTCGAGTTTTTCTTCCTCTTCATCGACCACTTCCGACAGGCACGTGACCAGATCCTGCACTTTATTGGTGAGGAACTGCGCCAGATACAGCATCAATTCAGAAGAGGTTTTCGGCCCTTTGCCCTCCCCCAGCAGCGCCAGCAACTCATCTGTAGCGCGCAACGGACGCAAGCGCAGGGAAATCACGCGCTGAGCGGAGGCAAAAATCCGCACCGAGACCATGTCTTCCGGCTCGGCGCCCGGGTTGAGATTGACCCCGCGCAGAAACAGCAGCAGCTCGGAGTCCGGCAATGGCAAAAGCCGCGGCCGGGTGTTCTCTTCCAGCAGCAGATCACAGGTGAATTCATTGAGCCCGCTGGATTTGCGCAGCCAGGTCCGGGTCTGCGGATGGCTGCGATCCCAGTGCAGCCACAGGCTTTCATGGGCCTGCAGTTGCAAATCGTCGAGTTCAGTCCGGGCTATCGAACGCGCACCGCCCTTGCCATCCAGCACCAGGGCATGCACCAGCCCCCACTGCGCGTTTTCTTCCTCGAACATCCGCATCCCTTGTCGAAAATCTTATTCAGGCATTTTCAGCGGGCTCGGCGAAACGATCACGCCGTTGTTGTCCGCATAAATGTACTGGCCCGGGTGAAACGTCACGCCGGCGAATGTCACCGGGACGTTGAGGTCGCCAATGCCGCGCTTGTCGGTTTTCATCGGGTGGCTGGCCAGCGCCTGCACGCCGAGATCGGTCTGCGCAATGACGTCGACATCACGGATGCAACCGTAGATGACCAGCCCTTCCCAACCGTTCTGCGCGGCCTTGGCAGCAATCATGTCGCCCAACAGGGCGCGGCGCAGCGAACCGCCGCCATCGACCACCAGCACTTTGCCTTTACCGCTCAGTTCTGCCTGCGCCTTGACCAGCGAGTTGTCTTCGAAGCACTTGATGGTCACGATTTCGCCGCCGAAGGAATCACGGCCGCCGAAATTGCTGAACATCGGTTCCAGCACCTGCACCAGCTCCGGGTAGGCGTCGCACAGATCAGGCGTAAGGTAATGTTCCATCGAAAAACTCCTGTAAAAAGGAAGACGATCAAGGATGCCGCATGCTGATGAGACGAGTTCCGGCGGTCGCTGTTTACCTTAGTCCATGCCATGGTCGCTGACGCAACCTGAACAAACCCTGAAACGTAATCGCTAAACAGTCACGAAATATGACCGGAACCGCACAATGCGTCATATCTTAGCCGCAAGCCAGGCCGAACGGAACGCCCCTCAGACGGCAGCGGCCAGATTCGCTGCCTGCCCCGGCAACGGTGTCTGCTGATCGCTCAGCCAGCGCGCCACCAGCGGCCACACCTCAGCCTGCGCTGCTTTGCTTACCAGCATTTCGACGTGGCCGAAATTATCCGAGAAGCCTTGCTCACGGCCCAGGTTGATGAACTGCTTGTGCTCGGAGCCGATCTGCTCGAACAGCTTGCGGCAGGCCCAGGCCGGATCCTGATGATCCCCCGCTGCCGTCACGGCCAGCACCGGCACCTGAACCTCGGCGAGCCCGGCCCACCAATCCTTGTCCTTGTCGCCAAAGCGGCCGAACAAGCCGTACCAGCGCATGCTTTCGATGGCCAGACCGATCGGCTCATCTTCCGGGCCACGTTTGAGACGTGAACCGGACAATTGCGCGAAGCGCTTGAGAATAAAGCGCCCGCCCCACTCCACCGGTGGAATCTTCAGTGGCCAATAGGTACGGCTGACCTGCGTGCCGAAAAACGCCGCCGAGGCCACTGCCGGTTCGCCCAGGTATTCCCCACCGAGTGCGGCCGCCAGAGTGATGCCACCCAGAGAATGGCCGATCCAGTGCGGGATCTGACCGCTCTGCTCGCGAACAAACGCGGCAATTGCCGGCAGGTCGTAGCGGGCATAATCGGCCACGCGGTTGCGTCGGTAGTCTTCGTTACGCTGAGACAGGCCGTGACCGCGCATTTCCGGGATCCACACGTCGAAGCCCAGCCGCGTCAGATACGCGCCGAGCCCGAGGCCTTTGGGGGAAAACCAGAAGCGCCGATTGGAAAAGCTGCCATGCAAGAGAATCACCGGCACGCCGCGTGGCGCCGAGTCATCGGCCATGCCCAGGCGGGTGACAGCGATCTCCACGGACCAGTCCGGACTATTGCCGGGTTTCAATCGATAGACGTCTTCGCTCAGATCGCCGCGCCGCTCGGCGCTGATCAGCGCGACAGGAAACAGGTTGCTGCTGCTTTGCATAATGCTCTTGCACAAAAAAGGGCGGCATCCAATGGAGCCCGCCCTACTTCAATCTCAAGGCCCGGCCCCTTGTAGGAGTGAGCCTGCTCGCGATGGCGGTGTGTCATTCGAATCACTGCTGACTGTCATGACGCTATCGCGAGCAGGCTCACTCCTACAGGGACGCGGCCCGTTCACATGTTGATCAAGCCTGCGCCTGACCTTCGGCGAGGAAGAACCAGGTTTCCAGCACGGTGTCCGGGTTCAGCGACACGCTTTCGATGCCCTGTTCCATCAGCCACTTGGCCAGATCCGGATGGTCGGAAGGACCCTGACCGCAGATGCCGATGTACTTGCCGGCCTTGTTGCACGCCTGAATGGCGTTGGCCAACAGCTTCTTCACCGCCGGATTACGCTCGTCGAACAAGTGAGCGATGATCCCCGAGTCGCGGTCCAGACCCAGCGTCAGTTGGGTCAGGTCGTTGGAGCCGATCGAGAAACCGTCGAAGAATTCGAGGAATTCCTCGGCCAGAATCGCGTTGGATGGCAGTTCGCACATCATGATCACGCGCAGACCATTCTCGCCGCGCTTCAAGCCGTTTTCGGCGAGCAGATCGACCACCTGGCTGGCTTCGCCGAGAGTCCGGACGAACGGCACCATGATTTCCACGTTGGTCAGGCCCATCTCGTTGCGCACCCGCTTCAGCGCGCGGCATTCGAGTTCGAAGCAGTCGCGGAACGATTCGCTGATGTAACGCGAAGCGCCACGGAAGCCGAGCATCGGGTTTTCTTCTTCCGGCTCGTAGAGCTTGCCGCCGATCAGGTTGGCGTACTCATTGGACTTGAAGTCCGACAAGCGCACGATGACTTTTTTCGGCGTGAACGCAGCAGCCAGAGTGCTGATGCCTTCCACCAGTTTGTCGACGTAGAAGTCGACCGGGTCGCTGTAACCGGCGATGCGCTTGTCGACGCTGTCCTTGATGTCCTGCGGCAGGCCGTCGTAGTTCAACAGCGCTTTCGGGTGCACGCCGATCATGCGGTTGATGATGAATTCCAGACGCGCCAGACCGACGCCGGCGTTCGGCAGCTGCGCGAAGTCGAAAGCGCGATCCGGGTTGCCGACGTTCATCATGATCTTGAACGGCAGCTCCGGCATGGCATCGACGGAGTTCTTCTTGATGTCGAAACCGAGTTCGCCTTCGAAGATGTAACCGGTATCGCCTTCGGCGCAGGACACGGTCACGCCCTGGCCATCCTTCAGCAATTGGGTAGCGTTGCCGCAACCGACCACCGCCGGAATGCCCAGCTCGCGAGCGATGATCGCCGCGTGGCAGGTACGCCCGCCACGGTTGGTCACGATGGCGCTGGCGCGCTTCATCACCGGTTCCCAGTCCGGGTCGGTCATGTCGGAGACCAGCACGTCGCCCGGCTGGACCTTGTCCATTTCGGAAACGTCTTTGATGATCCGCACTTTGCCGGCGCCGATGCGCTGGCCGATCGCCCGACCTTCCACCAGCACAGTGCCGGTTTCCTTGAGCAGGTAACGTTCCATGACGTTGGCCTGGGTGCGGCTTTTCACGGTTTCCGGACGCGCCTGGACGATGTACAGCTTGCCGTCGTCACCGTCCTTGGCCCACTCGATGTCCATCGGGCAGCCGTAGTGCTTCTCGATGATCATCGCCTGTTTGGCCAGCTCGCTGACTTCGGCGTCGGTCAGGCAGAAACGCGCGCGTTCGGCCTTGTCGACGTCGACGGTCTTGACCGAACGGCCGGCCTTGGCCTCGTCGCCGTAGATCATCTTGATGGCTTTGCTGCCCAGGTTGCGACGCAGGATGGCCGGACGACCGGCCTCCAGCGTGCCTTTGTGCACATAGAATTCATCCGGGTTGACCGCGCCTTGTACGACGGTTTCGCCCAGGCCGTAGGCGCCGGTGATAAACACCACGTCACGGAAACCCGATTCGGTATCGAGGGTGAACATTACGCCGGCGGTGCCGGTTTCCGAACGTACCATGCGCTGCACGCCAGCTGACAGCGCGACCAGTTTATGGTCGAAGCCCTGGTGCACGCGGTAGGAAATCGCACGGTCGTTGAACAGCGAGGCGAACACCTCTTTGGCGGCGCGGATAACGTTTTCCACACCACGGATGTTCAGGAAGGTTTCCTGCTGACCGGCGAAGGAAGCGTCCGGCAGGTCTTCGGCGGTGGCGGAAGAACGCACGGCCACGGCCACGTCAGGGTTGCCGGCCGACAGCGCGGCGAACGCGGTGCGGATCTCGGTGTTGAGTTTTTCCGGGAACTCGGCGTCCATGATCCACTGGCGGATCTGTGCGCCGGTCTTGGCCAGGGCATTGACGTCGTCGACGTCGAGCGCGTCGAGGGCCTTGTGGATCTGCTCGTTCAGGCCGCTCAGTTCGAGGAAGTCACGATAGGCCTGAGCCGTCGTGGCGAAGCCGCCGGGGACCGAAACACCGGCGCCTGCCAGGTTACTGATCATCTCGCCCAGGGATGCGTTCTTGCCCCCCACATGCTCAACATCGTGTTTGCCGAGCTTATCGAGGGAAACTACGTACTCTACCAAGGTGATCTCTCCACTAACTGTGTTGGAAAAGCTCAGAAACCGGCGGCCCGGGGGAGCCTCGGCCGGTTGTATGGCCTGGACCTGGAAAATAAGTGAGAATGCGGGCCAATGGCGGCCGGCAAATCGCGCCTATCATATCCAAGAATGCTCATTAGTCTAAGGCCCAAGGTGCAAATGAAACGATCTGCTTTCTTCATCTCCGATGGCACCGGCATTACCGCCGAAACCCTGGGTCAAAGCCTCTTGGCGCAGTTCGAAAACATTACCTTCAGCAAGTTCACGCGGCCCTACATCGACAGCGTGGAAAAAGCGCGGGCCATGGTACAACAAATCAACAAAGCCGCTGAAACCGACGGCTTTCGGCCGATCATCTTCGACACCATCGTCAATCAGGACATTCGTGAGATTCTCGCAACGTCCAATGGTTTCATGATCGACATTTTCTCGACCTTCCTCGCGCCGCTCGAACAGGAGCTCACCGAGCACTCTTCCTACACCGTGGGCAAGTCCCACTCCATCGGGCACAACTCCAATTACATGGAGCGCATCGAGGCGGTGAACTTCGCCCTCGACAACGATGACGGCGCGCGCACCCACTATTACGACAAAGCCGATCTGATACTAGTGGGCGTGTCGCGATGCGGCAAAACCCCGACGTGTCTGTACATGGCCATGCAGTTCGGCATCCGCGCGGCCAACTATCCGCTCACCGAAGACGACATGGAGCGCCTGACCCTGCC
Protein-coding sequences here:
- a CDS encoding alpha/beta fold hydrolase is translated as MQSSSNLFPVALISAERRGDLSEDVYRLKPGNSPDWSVEIAVTRLGMADDSAPRGVPVILLHGSFSNRRFWFSPKGLGLGAYLTRLGFDVWIPEMRGHGLSQRNEDYRRNRVADYARYDLPAIAAFVREQSGQIPHWIGHSLGGITLAAALGGEYLGEPAVASAAFFGTQVSRTYWPLKIPPVEWGGRFILKRFAQLSGSRLKRGPEDEPIGLAIESMRWYGLFGRFGDKDKDWWAGLAEVQVPVLAVTAAGDHQDPAWACRKLFEQIGSEHKQFINLGREQGFSDNFGHVEMLVSKAAQAEVWPLVARWLSDQQTPLPGQAANLAAAV
- the ppsA gene encoding phosphoenolpyruvate synthase; the encoded protein is MVEYVVSLDKLGKHDVEHVGGKNASLGEMISNLAGAGVSVPGGFATTAQAYRDFLELSGLNEQIHKALDALDVDDVNALAKTGAQIRQWIMDAEFPEKLNTEIRTAFAALSAGNPDVAVAVRSSATAEDLPDASFAGQQETFLNIRGVENVIRAAKEVFASLFNDRAISYRVHQGFDHKLVALSAGVQRMVRSETGTAGVMFTLDTESGFRDVVFITGAYGLGETVVQGAVNPDEFYVHKGTLEAGRPAILRRNLGSKAIKMIYGDEAKAGRSVKTVDVDKAERARFCLTDAEVSELAKQAMIIEKHYGCPMDIEWAKDGDDGKLYIVQARPETVKSRTQANVMERYLLKETGTVLVEGRAIGQRIGAGKVRIIKDVSEMDKVQPGDVLVSDMTDPDWEPVMKRASAIVTNRGGRTCHAAIIARELGIPAVVGCGNATQLLKDGQGVTVSCAEGDTGYIFEGELGFDIKKNSVDAMPELPFKIMMNVGNPDRAFDFAQLPNAGVGLARLEFIINRMIGVHPKALLNYDGLPQDIKDSVDKRIAGYSDPVDFYVDKLVEGISTLAAAFTPKKVIVRLSDFKSNEYANLIGGKLYEPEEENPMLGFRGASRYISESFRDCFELECRALKRVRNEMGLTNVEIMVPFVRTLGEASQVVDLLAENGLKRGENGLRVIMMCELPSNAILAEEFLEFFDGFSIGSNDLTQLTLGLDRDSGIIAHLFDERNPAVKKLLANAIQACNKAGKYIGICGQGPSDHPDLAKWLMEQGIESVSLNPDTVLETWFFLAEGQAQA
- the cobA gene encoding uroporphyrinogen-III C-methyltransferase, producing MNAKVWLVGAGPGDPELLTLKAVRALREADVVMIDDLVNDAVLEHCPDARVIAVGKRGGCRSTPQAFIHRLMLRYAHQGKCVVRLKGGDPCIFGRGGEEAQWLRERGVEVELVNGITAGLAGATQCDIPLTLRGVARGVTLVTAHTQDDSQLNWQALAQGATTLVIYMGVAKLGEIRDQLLAGGMAADTPVAMIENASLAHQRECRSDLSAMAEDASAFELKSPAILVIGAVAAVAAVVEEQKIAACGSSYTAYGAIVQAKSRTKKSPA
- the rraA gene encoding ribonuclease E activity regulator RraA; the encoded protein is MEHYLTPDLCDAYPELVQVLEPMFSNFGGRDSFGGEIVTIKCFEDNSLVKAQAELSGKGKVLVVDGGGSLRRALLGDMIAAKAAQNGWEGLVIYGCIRDVDVIAQTDLGVQALASHPMKTDKRGIGDLNVPVTFAGVTFHPGQYIYADNNGVIVSPSPLKMPE
- a CDS encoding zinc transporter ZntB, with protein sequence MFEEENAQWGLVHALVLDGKGGARSIARTELDDLQLQAHESLWLHWDRSHPQTRTWLRKSSGLNEFTCDLLLEENTRPRLLPLPDSELLLFLRGVNLNPGAEPEDMVSVRIFASAQRVISLRLRPLRATDELLALLGEGKGPKTSSELMLYLAQFLTNKVQDLVTCLSEVVDEEEEKLDADERYTPEHGAILHIRRRAAGLKRFLAPQRDIFGQLTRIKLPWFVEDDADYWNELNNSLTRYLEELELTRERVGLVLEAEDRRLSVHMNRTMYRFGIITCIFLPMSFITGLLGINVGGIPFAESPYGFLIACLTVLALAFGQWWLFRRLRWV
- the sigX gene encoding RNA polymerase sigma factor SigX, producing MNKAQPLSTRYDPRELSDEELVARSHTELFHVTRAYEELMRRYQRTLFNVCARYLGNDRDADDVCQEVMLKVLYGLKNFEGKSKFKTWLYSITYNECITQYRKERRKRRLMDALSLDPLEEASEEKAPKPEEKGGLDRWLVYVNPIDREILVLRFVAELEFQEIADIMHMGLSATKMRYKRALDKLREKFAGIAET
- a CDS encoding OmpA family protein; this translates as MKLKNTLGLAIGSLIAATSFGALAQGQGAVEIEGFAKKEQFDSARNFKNNGNLFGGSIGYFLTDDVELRLGYDEVHNVRADDGKNVKGANTALDALYHFNNPGDMIRPYVSAGFSDQSIDQNGSNGRNRSTFANVGGGAKLYFTENFYARAGVEAQYNIDQGDTEWAPSVGIGVNFGGGSKPAAAPVPAPAEVCSDSDNDGVCDNVDKCPDTPANVTVDADGCPAVAEVVRVELDVKFDFDKSVVKPNSYGDIKNLADFMKQYPSTTTTVEGHTDSVGPDAYNQKLSERRANAVKQVLTNQYGVESSRVQSVGYGESRPVADNKTDAGRAVNRRVEAQVEAQAK
- a CDS encoding mechanosensitive ion channel family protein; translated protein: MELDLWTQSLVTAMTALWTKVANFIPNLFGALVVLLLGFVVAKLLDTLLSKLLAKLGLDRLMGGTGLTKLMSRAGLQVPISTLIGKIVYWFVLLIFLVSAAESLGLERVSATLDMLALYLPKVFGAALVLLVGVLLAQLANGLVRGAAEGVGLDYASGLGRIAQGLVIIISISVAISQLEVKTDLLNHVIVIVLITVGLAVALAMGLGSREIAGQILAGIYVRELYEVGQQVRVGEVEGQIEEIGTVKTTLLTDEGELVSLSNRILLEQHVSSR
- a CDS encoding nitrate reductase, which encodes MNRQTTASTCCYCGVGCGVLIEHDGERILGVSGDPAHPANFGKLCSKGSTLHLTGDLAARALYPELRLGKGLARSRTDWDSALEHAANVFAETITAHGPDSVAFYISGQLLTEDYYAFNKLARALVGTNNIDSNSRLCMSSAVVGYKRSLGADAPPCSYEDLELSDCVMIVGSNMAYAHPVLFRRLEEAKSRRPQMKVIVIDPRRTDTCDLADLHLAILPGTDVALFHGILHLLLWEDWVDRDFIKAHTEGLGELKTLVRDYTPQMVSQLCGISIEQLQQCAEWVGTAPSFLSLWCMGLNQSSAGSAKNSALINLHLATGQIGRPGAGPFSLTGQPNAMGGRETGSLSNLLPGHRDAANPEHRAEVAAYWGVESLPEAPGLSAIELFENLRSGKIKALWIACTNPAQSMPDQSAVRAALEACPFVVLQEAFRTTETAAFADLLLPAASWGEKEGSVTNSERRISHVRKAVVAPGEARPDWAITVDFARRLEKRLRPQQPSLFAFDQPSQLFDEFKWLTQGRDLDLSGISHALIDEIGPQQWPFPAGARQGTPRLYGDGIFPTANGRAQFIAEPYRAAREQRDARFPLTLITGRLRDQWHGMSRTGTAAQLFGHVSEAVLSLHPDEMRRHRLQPGDLINLKSRRGAVVVAVGSDDSVRPGQAFLPMHWGDRYLKGGVNNLTQPAFDPLSKQPELKHSGVRLEAVNLPWQLFALIEGDVQRHFETLRPLCEAFSYVSLSLVGRERPALLIRAAHAEAPDPLLLGEIDRCLSLLDGPVLAYDDPRRAIGKRVRIENGRITAIRLAGETLAQHWLQSLWLEGRADQQLRRWLLAPMSAPPGAVGAIATDKTLCNCENVSLNAVCAGIRQGLDLQGLKKTLRCGTQCGSCVPEIKRLLAAEARPVAVIQ